The following coding sequences lie in one Kamptonema formosum PCC 6407 genomic window:
- a CDS encoding carboxymuconolactone decarboxylase family protein: MAHFPIIEYDQLTDPKAKAVYEEILAELGFGIIPNLFKSMAINPDILEANWKKFRATILEGDLPRTLKEMVGVAISQANNSQYALKVHLHGLSALGMSEEILRTLVSDFANCPLPKRDKALISFGLQAATKPQEMTEADYQNLRDLGLDDAEIFEIIATADLFSFVNRYTDAIALEIDAL; the protein is encoded by the coding sequence ATGGCACATTTTCCAATCATAGAGTACGACCAACTTACCGATCCAAAAGCTAAGGCAGTTTACGAAGAAATATTGGCAGAATTAGGATTCGGAATTATTCCTAACCTCTTCAAGTCTATGGCAATCAACCCTGATATCTTAGAAGCAAATTGGAAAAAGTTCCGGGCGACAATCTTGGAAGGAGACTTACCCCGGACGCTTAAAGAAATGGTAGGTGTTGCTATTTCCCAAGCCAATAATAGTCAATACGCCCTCAAAGTACACCTGCACGGACTATCAGCTTTAGGAATGAGCGAAGAAATCCTGCGAACCCTGGTTTCTGACTTTGCTAATTGCCCTTTACCCAAACGCGATAAAGCCTTAATTAGCTTTGGTTTGCAAGCTGCTACTAAACCCCAGGAAATGACAGAAGCTGATTACCAAAACTTACGGGATTTAGGGCTAGATGATGCCGAAATCTTTGAGATTATTGCCACAGCAGATCTATTTAGCTTTGTCAACCGATATACTGATGCCATTGCCCTAGAAATAGATGCTTTATAA
- a CDS encoding adenylate/guanylate cyclase domain-containing protein: protein MGERLEDQDREELLLTARRLLAEAQALSIRISAVNEIATAINRTLDIGQILRVVGKQAKWLLDFEHCSVCLQSTHSCTTLFGKPINVDITELPEGGPIKKAFKTGQSQLIQEKCLTSILSDYASQIIIPLESEGKVLGTINFATTTPRAYTQEDLRIGYLLALQLSSAIRNAERFKEINRLYSELEAEKRKSDQLLLNVLPVDIADELKNNGKVEPVYYECVSVLFTDFKGFTQLSEKMTPRELVDELDYCFSYFDRVVDKYSLEKLKTIGDSYMCAAGIPKPNPNHAFDAVLAALEIQQFMELRKMQKSQQNISYWSIRIGIHSGPLLAGVIGNKKFAYDVWGDTVNTASRMESSGIPGNINISSATFELVKDFCECEYRGKISAKNKGELDMYLIRNLK from the coding sequence ATGGGTGAGCGGCTAGAAGATCAAGACAGAGAAGAACTTCTGCTAACAGCCCGCCGCCTGTTAGCAGAAGCTCAAGCGCTTTCGATCCGTATTTCCGCAGTTAATGAAATTGCTACTGCCATTAATCGTACTCTCGATATAGGTCAGATTTTGCGAGTAGTAGGCAAGCAAGCCAAATGGTTGCTAGACTTTGAACACTGTAGTGTTTGCCTACAGAGCACTCATAGTTGTACCACTTTATTTGGTAAGCCTATAAATGTAGATATTACTGAACTCCCAGAAGGTGGCCCGATCAAAAAAGCTTTTAAAACAGGTCAATCTCAATTAATTCAGGAAAAATGTCTTACTTCTATTTTATCTGACTATGCTTCCCAAATTATCATTCCTTTAGAAAGTGAAGGTAAGGTTTTAGGAACCATTAACTTTGCTACAACTACTCCACGAGCTTATACTCAAGAAGATTTACGAATTGGCTATCTTTTAGCGTTACAACTATCATCAGCTATCCGCAATGCGGAACGATTTAAAGAGATTAATAGGCTATATTCTGAACTTGAGGCAGAAAAGCGTAAGTCTGACCAATTACTCTTAAATGTGCTACCAGTTGACATTGCCGATGAACTCAAAAATAACGGTAAAGTGGAACCAGTTTATTATGAATGCGTCTCGGTTTTATTTACTGATTTTAAAGGCTTTACTCAGTTATCTGAAAAAATGACTCCACGAGAGTTGGTTGATGAACTTGACTATTGTTTTTCTTATTTCGATCGCGTGGTGGATAAATACTCTCTGGAAAAATTGAAGACAATTGGTGACAGTTATATGTGTGCAGCAGGAATTCCCAAGCCGAACCCAAATCACGCTTTTGATGCCGTGCTTGCGGCCTTAGAAATTCAACAGTTTATGGAGTTACGAAAAATGCAGAAGTCTCAACAAAATATTTCTTATTGGTCAATCCGTATTGGCATTCATTCAGGGCCTTTATTGGCTGGGGTAATTGGTAATAAGAAGTTTGCCTATGATGTCTGGGGAGATACGGTTAATACTGCTTCTCGAATGGAATCTTCGGGGATACCTGGAAATATCAATATTTCTAGTGCAACGTTTGAGTTAGTTAAAGATTTTTGTGAATGCGAATATCGAGGTAAGATTTCTGCTAAAAATAAAGGTGAACTTGATATGTATTTGATTCGCAATCTTAAATAA
- the thiO gene encoding glycine oxidase ThiO: MGEILTDILIIGGGIIGLSLAIELKLRGAQVTILSSESHQAAATAAAGMLAPQAENIPPSPMLDLCLQSRALYPEWIGKLETITGLTTGYWPCGILSPVYEQPEVTYNKQLTLNSQWLDKDAIHQHQPGLSNEIIGGWWYPNDAQVDNRALFQTLQIAAKKLKIDISQERVEEIIRSGTKVLGVKTSSGELQANHYILATGAWSNQLLPVPVYPKKGQMLSVCPPPETPPIIQQLQMVLFGDESYIVPRKDGQIIIGATSENVNFTPGNTPWGIQALLSRAIRLYPELQHYLIQEFWWGFRPATPDELPILGYSAWDNLTLATGHYRNGILLAPVTAIMIADWIEQHKSDPLLSHFHYSRFADSGAPHH, from the coding sequence TTGGGCGAAATACTTACTGACATTCTAATTATTGGTGGTGGCATAATTGGTCTCTCGCTAGCCATAGAATTAAAATTGCGAGGGGCTCAAGTCACTATTCTCAGCAGCGAATCACACCAAGCGGCTGCAACTGCTGCTGCTGGAATGCTAGCACCGCAAGCTGAAAATATCCCCCCAAGTCCAATGCTGGATTTGTGTTTGCAAAGTCGGGCATTATACCCAGAATGGATTGGTAAACTAGAAACAATTACTGGGTTAACAACTGGATACTGGCCTTGTGGAATTTTATCACCAGTTTATGAACAACCGGAAGTAACTTACAACAAACAGTTAACACTTAACAGTCAATGGTTAGACAAAGATGCAATTCATCAACACCAACCTGGATTAAGCAATGAAATAATTGGGGGTTGGTGGTATCCTAATGATGCTCAAGTCGATAACCGTGCTTTATTTCAGACACTCCAGATAGCAGCCAAGAAATTAAAAATTGACATTTCCCAAGAAAGGGTAGAAGAAATAATTCGCAGTGGCACTAAAGTTTTAGGAGTTAAAACATCCAGCGGAGAATTACAAGCTAATCATTATATTTTAGCAACAGGTGCTTGGTCAAATCAGTTATTACCTGTACCTGTTTATCCTAAAAAGGGACAAATGCTTTCAGTATGTCCCCCACCAGAAACTCCTCCTATCATTCAGCAGCTTCAGATGGTTTTATTTGGTGATGAAAGTTACATTGTTCCGCGTAAAGATGGTCAAATTATCATTGGAGCAACTAGCGAAAACGTAAATTTCACTCCTGGTAATACACCTTGGGGAATCCAAGCTTTACTAAGCAGAGCTATCCGGCTTTATCCTGAATTACAACACTATCTAATTCAAGAGTTTTGGTGGGGATTTCGCCCTGCAACACCTGATGAATTGCCGATTCTTGGTTATAGTGCTTGGGATAATCTAACATTAGCAACTGGCCATTACCGCAACGGTATATTATTGGCTCCAGTAACTGCTATAATGATTGCAGATTGGATTGAGCAGCACAAATCAGATCCGCTACTCAGTCATTTTCACTATTCACGATTTGCTGACAGTGGTGCGCCTCATCATTAA
- a CDS encoding PAS domain S-box protein, translating to MLTYSAIQAIDRHPLTASPSTPTQMAIAMMAQTQASCVLVVEPVGEDWKLLGIFTERDVVRIAAAGLVESTLASAIDRTLVTIKESELPDIFAVLNLMASHQIFHLPILDDAGFLVGAIEQSNLLKLLGSEDYLTAKEAQRKSEEHNLLILNALPDLIFMVSADGTYLDVKSGKDEDLLLPRQELIGKKVEAVLPSALATMVMASIQQAISTSQEQNCEYELILNSKKYNFESRILATNEAEVLIIIRNITERKQAELERDRFFTIDIDLLCIAGRDGYFKRVNSAFEKALGYSIEELLKTPFIELVHPEDRTSTLVEVEKLMNGIVNARFENRYRCKDGSYKWLSWNSTPFREEGLIYAIARDITDSKQVQDVITEERERFRQMAETIDQVFWMTDPQKNQFLYVSPAFEQIWGITCLEVYENPQLFFEFIHPEDRDRAIGAVETQIQGEYDREYRIIRRDGSVRWIHDRAFPIRNSLGEVYRIVGVADDITDRHYAKVALYEREQQFRVTFEQAAVGIAHGGLDGEMLLVNQKYCDILGYPHEEMITKSYLEITHPDDLHLDNDYMRQLIAGEIPYFSLEKRYIRKDGSCVWANLTVSLLRSPDGTPQYNMAVIEDISDRKQAEAALQASEERWQLALKGSNDGIWDWEIKTGEVFYSPRWNEILEDPDGAIANNLDEWSNRVHPDDIDAVRSAIADHFAKKTSFYITEHRIQCKNGNYKWILHRGRATWDEAGNPLRMVGSATDITDRKQAEQQRSELIASLQEARDAAEAATRAKSEFLANMSHEIRTPMNAVIGMTSLLLDTPLTPEQRDFVETVRTSGDALLALINDILDFSKIEAGKLELEEQPFDLRDCIEASLDLLAPKAAEKGLDLAYIIDGDVPSTIVGDISRLRQILVNLLSNAVKFTAKGEVVVSVTARNGGAGEMGSGGGRGAGEDGERGRMGSGGAGERGSRGAGEMGRITDSFNSKPRNAADREVLPETKQTETISQNCVDGAYSQNLPLHSQRNNFNSSHPSGFYEIHFAVKDTGIGIPAEKMNRLFHSFSQVDASTTRQYGGTGLGLAISKRLCEIMGGTMWVESGNAEGGGEQGGRGAEAQGGRGAEERFLSSISPISPAPSLPPSPAPPSPPLPISPRFHISFHDRSI from the coding sequence ATGTTGACTTATTCTGCAATTCAGGCTATCGATCGCCATCCCTTAACTGCGTCGCCTTCCACGCCAACTCAAATGGCGATCGCGATGATGGCTCAAACTCAGGCTAGTTGTGTGTTAGTCGTAGAACCAGTAGGAGAGGATTGGAAATTACTAGGAATATTCACGGAACGGGATGTCGTGCGAATAGCGGCGGCTGGATTAGTAGAATCTACTCTGGCAAGTGCAATCGATCGAACTCTAGTTACTATTAAAGAATCGGAATTACCCGATATTTTTGCGGTACTAAACTTGATGGCTAGCCATCAGATTTTTCATTTGCCAATACTAGATGATGCAGGTTTTTTGGTAGGTGCGATCGAACAATCAAATTTGCTGAAACTTTTAGGATCTGAAGATTATTTAACTGCTAAAGAGGCACAGAGAAAAAGTGAAGAACACAATTTATTAATTTTAAATGCACTCCCAGATTTAATATTTATGGTGAGTGCCGATGGTACTTATTTAGATGTCAAATCAGGAAAAGATGAAGATTTGCTGTTGCCGAGACAAGAGTTAATTGGCAAGAAAGTTGAGGCAGTATTACCATCGGCACTAGCTACTATGGTAATGGCATCAATACAGCAAGCAATTAGCACAAGTCAGGAACAAAATTGTGAATATGAACTGATACTTAATAGTAAAAAGTACAATTTTGAATCACGGATTTTAGCGACTAATGAAGCAGAAGTTTTAATCATTATCCGCAATATTACAGAGCGTAAGCAAGCAGAGTTAGAACGGGATCGCTTTTTTACTATCGATATTGATTTACTTTGCATCGCTGGGAGAGATGGTTATTTCAAACGAGTGAATTCAGCTTTTGAAAAAGCTCTGGGATACAGCATAGAAGAATTACTAAAAACGCCTTTTATTGAATTAGTTCACCCTGAAGATAGAACTAGCACCCTTGTAGAAGTAGAAAAATTAATGAATGGGATTGTGAATGCACGCTTTGAGAACCGCTACCGCTGTAAAGATGGTTCATACAAGTGGCTTTCGTGGAATTCTACACCTTTTAGAGAAGAAGGATTGATTTATGCGATCGCGCGAGATATTACTGATAGTAAACAAGTTCAGGATGTCATTACTGAAGAAAGAGAACGGTTTCGGCAAATGGCAGAAACTATCGATCAAGTCTTTTGGATGACCGATCCCCAGAAAAATCAGTTTCTCTACGTTAGTCCCGCTTTCGAGCAAATTTGGGGAATTACTTGTTTAGAAGTTTATGAAAATCCGCAATTGTTTTTTGAGTTTATTCATCCAGAAGATCGCGATCGCGCTATCGGCGCAGTAGAAACACAGATTCAGGGTGAATACGATCGAGAATACCGGATTATCAGGCGGGATGGGTCAGTACGCTGGATTCACGATCGCGCTTTTCCGATTAGAAATTCCTTGGGAGAAGTCTACCGCATTGTGGGGGTTGCAGATGATATTACCGATCGCCACTATGCCAAAGTAGCTTTATACGAACGCGAACAACAATTTCGCGTTACCTTTGAACAAGCAGCAGTTGGCATCGCTCATGGAGGTTTAGACGGTGAAATGCTGCTGGTTAATCAAAAATATTGCGATATTTTGGGGTATCCCCATGAAGAAATGATAACGAAGAGTTACCTGGAAATTACCCACCCAGATGACCTCCATCTTGACAATGATTATATGCGACAGTTAATCGCAGGCGAAATCCCCTATTTTTCGCTGGAAAAGCGTTACATTCGCAAAGATGGGAGTTGTGTCTGGGCGAATCTAACTGTGTCACTATTGCGATCGCCCGATGGTACGCCACAATACAATATGGCCGTAATTGAAGATATTAGCGATCGCAAACAAGCCGAAGCTGCTTTGCAAGCAAGCGAAGAACGTTGGCAATTAGCACTTAAAGGTAGTAATGATGGTATTTGGGATTGGGAGATAAAAACTGGTGAAGTATTTTACTCCCCGCGCTGGAATGAGATATTAGAAGATCCCGACGGTGCGATCGCTAACAACTTAGATGAATGGTCAAACCGCGTCCATCCTGATGATATTGATGCAGTTCGGAGCGCGATCGCCGACCACTTTGCCAAAAAAACATCCTTTTACATCACAGAACACCGCATACAGTGCAAAAACGGTAATTATAAATGGATTCTACACCGAGGTCGCGCTACCTGGGACGAAGCCGGAAACCCATTAAGAATGGTAGGTTCCGCCACTGACATCACCGATCGCAAACAAGCCGAACAACAGCGCAGCGAATTAATCGCCTCACTCCAAGAAGCCAGAGATGCCGCAGAAGCCGCAACTCGCGCTAAGAGCGAATTCTTAGCCAATATGAGCCACGAAATCCGTACCCCCATGAACGCCGTCATCGGCATGACCAGCTTACTACTAGACACGCCACTCACACCCGAACAGCGCGATTTTGTCGAAACAGTACGCACCAGTGGCGACGCATTACTGGCACTGATTAACGATATTCTCGACTTCTCCAAAATTGAAGCCGGTAAGTTGGAATTAGAAGAGCAACCCTTTGACCTTCGCGACTGCATCGAGGCCTCGCTTGATTTACTTGCTCCCAAAGCCGCTGAAAAAGGTTTAGACCTAGCCTACATCATTGACGGCGACGTTCCCAGCACCATCGTGGGAGACATCAGCCGACTACGCCAAATCTTAGTTAATTTGCTCAGCAACGCCGTGAAATTCACAGCAAAAGGCGAGGTAGTGGTTTCTGTAACTGCCAGAAATGGGGGAGCGGGGGAGATGGGGAGCGGGGGAGGCAGGGGAGCGGGGGAGGATGGGGAGCGGGGGAGGATGGGGAGCGGGGGAGCGGGGGAGCGAGGGAGCAGGGGAGCGGGGGAGATGGGGAGAATTACTGACTCTTTTAACTCAAAACCGCGAAATGCTGCCGATCGCGAAGTGTTGCCAGAAACAAAGCAAACTGAAACTATCTCTCAAAACTGCGTTGATGGAGCCTACTCACAGAATTTGCCGTTACACTCCCAACGAAACAATTTCAACAGTTCCCATCCTTCTGGCTTCTACGAAATTCACTTCGCCGTCAAAGATACTGGGATTGGTATTCCTGCGGAGAAAATGAACAGACTATTTCACTCCTTTTCTCAAGTAGATGCCTCTACCACCAGACAATACGGCGGTACTGGTTTGGGATTAGCGATCAGCAAACGCCTATGCGAAATTATGGGTGGGACAATGTGGGTTGAAAGTGGCAACGCAGAAGGAGGGGGGGAGCAGGGGGGCAGGGGAGCAGAGGCGCAGGGGGGCAGAGGAGCAGAGGAGAGATTTCTGTCTTCTATCTCCCCCATCTCCCCCGCTCCCTCGCTCCCCCCCTCCCCCGCTCCCCCCTCTCCCCCGCTCCCCATCTCCCCAAGGTTCCACATTTCATTTCACGATCGAAGCATCTGA
- a CDS encoding 2Fe-2S iron-sulfur cluster-binding protein — translation MVTVRAQGKTIECDRGANLRQVLLKNDIAVYNGKAAIVNCHGLGTCGTCAVEVEGEVSEPSWREKTRLSLPPHSPTSNRRLSCQTQVLGDIKVTKYDGLWGQGSGTVWTAQG, via the coding sequence ATGGTAACAGTACGAGCTCAAGGGAAAACGATAGAGTGCGATCGCGGAGCTAATCTGCGTCAGGTGTTACTGAAAAATGACATCGCCGTCTACAATGGCAAGGCTGCGATCGTCAACTGTCACGGACTGGGTACCTGCGGTACTTGCGCCGTCGAGGTAGAGGGAGAAGTTTCCGAACCCTCTTGGCGCGAAAAAACCAGGCTCTCACTCCCTCCTCATTCTCCCACGTCTAATCGCCGCTTATCCTGCCAAACTCAAGTTTTAGGTGACATTAAGGTGACAAAATATGACGGCTTATGGGGCCAAGGTTCTGGCACCGTGTGGACAGCCCAAGGATAG
- the cimA gene encoding citramalate synthase — MTQNTSNKLWIYDTTLRDGAQREGLSLSLEDKLRIAHQLDALGIPFIEGGWPGANPKDVQFFWRLKEQPLTQAEVVAFCSTRRPGTKASEDELFQPILSAGTRWVTIFGKSWDLHVTEGLKTTLEENLAMIQDSIEFLRSQGRRVIYDAEHWFDGYKHNPNYALKTLRAAALAGAEWLVLCDTNGGTLPDEVSSVVENVVKAFPELGIEEDFHQGKIQLGIHTHNDSGVAVANALAAVRSGARMVQGTINGYGERCGNANLCSLIPNFQLKMGYSCIQNEQLKKLTQASRWISEIVNLAPDDHAPFVGLSAFAHKGGIHVSAVERNPLTYEHIQPEQVGNLRRIVISDQAGLSNVLAKARSFGIELDRKNPACRQILDRLKELENQGYQFESAEASFELLMRQALGKRPHLFEIKGFQVHCDKGVGDVVNSLATVKVAVKGEDILAAAEGNGPVSALDAALRKALTNFYPAIAQFHLADYKVRILDGGAGTSAKTRVLVESSNGQTRWMTVGVSTNILDASYLAVVEGLEYGLLLDSQAIACHTT; from the coding sequence ATGACACAAAATACTTCTAACAAACTGTGGATATACGATACTACTCTGCGAGATGGGGCTCAGCGAGAAGGCTTATCTCTTTCTCTTGAAGATAAACTGCGAATTGCTCATCAGTTAGACGCTTTAGGAATTCCCTTCATTGAAGGTGGATGGCCGGGGGCAAATCCTAAAGATGTACAATTTTTCTGGCGGCTCAAAGAACAACCCCTGACTCAAGCAGAAGTGGTTGCATTTTGCTCTACTAGAAGACCCGGAACAAAGGCCTCTGAAGATGAATTATTCCAGCCAATTCTATCCGCAGGTACGCGCTGGGTAACGATTTTTGGAAAATCTTGGGATCTTCACGTTACTGAAGGTCTAAAAACTACTTTAGAAGAAAATTTGGCGATGATTCAGGACTCCATCGAGTTCCTTCGCTCTCAAGGTCGTCGCGTTATTTACGATGCCGAACACTGGTTTGATGGCTATAAACATAATCCTAATTATGCTCTTAAAACCTTACGAGCAGCGGCTTTGGCTGGGGCTGAATGGCTCGTACTCTGCGATACCAATGGCGGTACTTTACCCGATGAAGTTAGCTCTGTTGTGGAGAATGTTGTCAAGGCTTTCCCGGAACTAGGGATTGAAGAAGATTTTCATCAAGGCAAAATCCAATTAGGAATTCACACTCACAATGACTCAGGAGTTGCTGTTGCTAATGCTTTAGCGGCTGTGAGATCGGGAGCGCGGATGGTGCAGGGAACTATTAACGGTTACGGGGAACGCTGCGGGAATGCTAATCTCTGCTCGTTAATTCCTAATTTTCAGCTAAAAATGGGTTATTCTTGTATTCAAAATGAGCAACTGAAAAAACTAACTCAAGCTAGCCGTTGGATTAGTGAAATTGTCAATCTTGCTCCTGACGATCACGCACCTTTTGTAGGTCTTTCTGCCTTTGCACATAAAGGTGGAATTCATGTTTCTGCTGTTGAACGTAACCCTCTAACTTATGAGCATATTCAGCCAGAACAAGTAGGTAATTTGCGACGGATCGTGATTTCCGATCAGGCGGGTTTAAGTAATGTTTTAGCTAAAGCTCGCAGTTTTGGGATTGAACTAGACCGCAAAAATCCCGCTTGTCGCCAAATTTTAGACCGTTTGAAAGAGTTAGAAAATCAGGGTTATCAGTTTGAGAGTGCTGAGGCTTCTTTTGAGTTGCTAATGCGCCAAGCTTTGGGAAAGCGGCCCCACTTATTTGAAATTAAAGGCTTTCAAGTTCACTGCGATAAGGGGGTGGGAGATGTTGTCAATTCCTTGGCTACAGTTAAAGTTGCTGTTAAGGGTGAAGATATTTTGGCGGCGGCTGAGGGAAATGGCCCCGTTTCGGCTTTAGATGCGGCTTTGCGTAAGGCGCTGACGAATTTTTACCCTGCGATCGCACAATTTCACCTCGCAGATTATAAAGTCCGGATTCTTGATGGCGGTGCAGGTACATCTGCTAAAACCCGTGTTTTAGTCGAGTCTAGCAATGGTCAAACTCGCTGGATGACTGTAGGGGTGTCCACGAATATCCTTGATGCTTCCTATCTGGCAGTAGTTGAGGGTTTGGAGTATGGTTTGCTGTTGGATAGTCAGGCGATCGCTTGCCATACGACATGA
- a CDS encoding response regulator, producing the protein MLIVDDNATNRQILRLQTQKWGMISQEAANGTEALNCLSQSELYDLAILDVQMPQMDGLTLASEIQKSDRIRRMPIVLLTSINCMVGSANAVCLTKPIKPSQLYEVLLSVLTGQIRVRESDRTPSLTLNPTPSALRILLAEDNLVNQKVALRILERLGYRADVANNGLEALEALQHKTYDTVLMDVQMPEMDGLETARYINQHWPIQRRPRIIAMTANAMQGDREKCLEAGMDDYISKPIQFTELIQALSQCQSLDGLSAKIGVNLTVEAIDRKLLQSLFPIDNQDDLDFLNDVIDSYLADTPKQLQALQEAASRSDAIALQRTAHTLKSTSSNFGARTLSELCKALESKAGAIAQGNNVSASLEMQEMVSQIESEYERVKEALSNLDFKL; encoded by the coding sequence GTGCTGATTGTCGATGACAATGCTACGAATCGGCAGATTTTGCGGCTGCAAACTCAGAAATGGGGAATGATTTCCCAGGAAGCGGCCAACGGTACCGAAGCTCTTAATTGTTTGAGTCAGTCAGAACTCTATGACTTGGCAATTCTGGACGTGCAAATGCCTCAAATGGACGGCCTGACTCTGGCATCGGAAATTCAGAAGTCCGATCGGATAAGGCGGATGCCGATCGTGTTGTTAACTTCCATCAATTGTATGGTAGGAAGTGCTAATGCTGTTTGTTTGACTAAACCGATTAAACCTTCTCAACTTTATGAGGTGCTACTGAGTGTTTTAACTGGGCAAATTCGAGTCCGAGAGAGCGATCGCACACCTTCGTTAACTTTAAATCCAACACCTTCGGCGCTGAGGATTTTGCTAGCAGAGGACAATCTGGTGAATCAGAAAGTCGCACTACGAATTCTGGAACGATTAGGCTACCGCGCTGATGTCGCGAACAATGGTTTAGAAGCGCTGGAAGCTTTGCAACATAAAACTTATGATACTGTGTTGATGGATGTACAGATGCCAGAGATGGATGGTTTGGAAACTGCTCGTTACATTAATCAGCATTGGCCGATACAACGGCGACCTCGAATTATTGCGATGACTGCGAACGCCATGCAGGGCGATCGCGAAAAATGTTTGGAAGCTGGTATGGATGATTATATCAGTAAACCCATTCAGTTTACAGAACTAATTCAAGCTTTATCTCAGTGTCAATCTCTTGACGGCTTATCGGCTAAAATTGGTGTAAATCTAACAGTAGAAGCAATCGATCGCAAACTTTTACAGTCACTTTTTCCGATTGATAACCAAGATGATTTAGATTTTTTAAATGATGTAATAGATAGCTATTTAGCCGATACGCCTAAACAATTACAAGCTTTGCAGGAAGCGGCCTCCCGTTCTGATGCGATCGCCCTGCAACGAACGGCTCACACTCTTAAGTCTACCAGCAGTAACTTTGGTGCTAGAACTCTCTCAGAACTTTGCAAAGCCTTAGAGTCTAAGGCGGGAGCTATTGCTCAAGGTAATAACGTTAGTGCGTCTCTAGAAATGCAGGAGATGGTATCACAAATTGAATCTGAATATGAAAGAGTGAAGGAAGCCCTTTCAAATTTGGATTTTAAGTTGTAA